A region of the Nitrospirota bacterium genome:
CCGATGTCAGGCTCCTGGGGTATAGCGGTAAAGATTACAAGGGCTGGCAAGACTACAACGATGAAGTTTAATGTTGACGCAAGGTAGAAAAAATAGGGTCATGGGTCATGGGTCATGGGTCAAAAGTCTCTTGCCCCTTGCTATTTGCCCCTTGACCCTTTTCTTACTATTCACTGTTCACTTTTCACTGTTCACTGCCAATGCCTTTGCTGAGGACCTAAAGCTCCAGGAGTTAATTGATGAGGCATTAAAAAACAATCATGAGATCTTGATGGCTGAGTCAAAATGGAAGACATCGACCTACAGGATTCCTCAGGCAAAGAGTCTTCCTGACCCTATGTTCATGGTGGGTTACCAGAATGAGGGATGGAAGAGATACACATATGGAGAGATGGAGGGAGCGCAGTGGATGCTCTCTGCATCCCAGATGTTTCCATTCCCCGGGAAACTCTCCTTAAAAGGCGAGATGGCTACAAAGGATTCAGAAAGTCTGAATGCATCGTATAGCGCTATAAGATTAAAAACCATAGCGAGGGTTAAAGAGCTTTATTATGAACTATTCCTTACTTACAAAGATATAGACCTCGTTGGAGATAAGAACACTCTTTTTTCAAGGATAGAGGATGCAGCTATTGCCCGATATTCGTCAGGAATGGGTCCTCAACAGGAGGTATTGATGGCTCAAACAGAAAAGTATATGCTCATTGAGAAAGAGGAGATGTTAAGGCAGAAGATACAATCACTGGAGGCAATGCTCAATACCACACTCAGCAGGGATGTCAACTCTCCTCTCGGCAGACCTGGCGAGCCAACTTCTACAGCATACACATACGACATGGATGAGCTTATCAGGGTGGCTTATGAAAATTCCCCTGAAATAAAGGTCAGGGAGAGGATGATCGCAGCGGCAGAGGCAAAGGTGAAAATGGCAGAGGGGACAAAACAGCGACAGGCTGTGAATGAAGCAAAATCATTCAGGTCAGAGGCAGCCCATGAACTTGAGGCGGCCAGGTTTATGCTTTCATCGAGCATCAGGGATAATTACTCCATGCTTAAGACATCAGAGAGGCTAATGGAATTATACAAGAACGGTCTTATACCAAAGACATACCAGGATTTTGAATTAGCCCTTGCTGGTTATGTAACAGGGAAGGTTGAAGCTATAACTGTTATAAACAGGCTAAAATCTCTCCTTGATTTTGAGCTTCTATATTGGAGACAGGTTGTGGAGAGGGAAAAAGCGATAGCGAAGCTTGAAGCAATAACAGGAGTCAAAAGTCGGGAGTCAGGAGTCGGGAGTCAGGAGGGGAAATGAAAAAGAGAAATCTAATAATTATTGCTGGTTTAATTTTAATAATTGGGCTTTTATTTCATTTTTCAAAGGCAATCTTTCTAAAGGGTATTTTTCAAAGTAAGGCTCCACAATCAGCGATGGCTCAACAGCCTGCACCCGGGCATCCTGGACATAGTGGTGAAGCATCTCAGGCTAAGCCACAGGTATCAAAGGAAGAACAGAAAGAGTCTGAGGAAGAAGCTCCCACTGTTGAAATTCCTACAGAATTACAACAACTGATAGGAGTTAAAACCACAGAAGTCTCAGTAAAACCTCTTCAGAAAATTATCAGGACTGTAGGACGCATCGAATACGATGAAAGGAAACTTGCCACTGTCAATACCAAGTTTGAAGGCTGGATCGAAAAGCTCTATGTTGACTATACAGGTAAGTATCTAAAAAGGGGAGAACCTCTTGCAGAGATTTATAGCCCTGAGCTTTTCGCAACACAGCAGGAATTTATAAATCTATTAAGGTGGGCGAAACAGAGCAAGATCAAAGAGACAAGAGACGAGAGACAAGAGACAAGTAAATATAATAACTCGTCACTCGTCACTCGTCACTCGTCACTGGATGTTAAAGATATGCTCTCTCGGGATGCTGAAACAATAATCGAGGCAGCAAAACAAAGGTTGAGACTCTGGGACATAACAGATGCACAGGTTAAAATAATTGAAGAAACAGGTAAGCCTATACGGACGCTTACCCTTTATAGTCCAGTGGATGGCTATGTAGTGCAAAAAATGGCACTACAGGGAATGCGTGTAATGCCTGGAGAGAAGCTCTTTGATATTGCTGATTTAGCAACAATCTGGGTTATCTCTGATATTTACGAATACGAATTACCACTGATAAAGACAGGTCAGACAGCAAGAATCAGTCTGAGCTATTTCCCCGGCAAAGAATTTTCATCAAGGATTGATTATGTCTATCCCACCCTTT
Encoded here:
- a CDS encoding TolC family protein codes for the protein MTLFLLFTVHFSLFTANAFAEDLKLQELIDEALKNNHEILMAESKWKTSTYRIPQAKSLPDPMFMVGYQNEGWKRYTYGEMEGAQWMLSASQMFPFPGKLSLKGEMATKDSESLNASYSAIRLKTIARVKELYYELFLTYKDIDLVGDKNTLFSRIEDAAIARYSSGMGPQQEVLMAQTEKYMLIEKEEMLRQKIQSLEAMLNTTLSRDVNSPLGRPGEPTSTAYTYDMDELIRVAYENSPEIKVRERMIAAAEAKVKMAEGTKQRQAVNEAKSFRSEAAHELEAARFMLSSSIRDNYSMLKTSERLMELYKNGLIPKTYQDFELALAGYVTGKVEAITVINRLKSLLDFELLYWRQVVEREKAIAKLEAITGVKSRESGVGSQEGK
- a CDS encoding efflux RND transporter periplasmic adaptor subunit gives rise to the protein MAQQPAPGHPGHSGEASQAKPQVSKEEQKESEEEAPTVEIPTELQQLIGVKTTEVSVKPLQKIIRTVGRIEYDERKLATVNTKFEGWIEKLYVDYTGKYLKRGEPLAEIYSPELFATQQEFINLLRWAKQSKIKETRDERQETSKYNNSSLVTRHSSLDVKDMLSRDAETIIEAAKQRLRLWDITDAQVKIIEETGKPIRTLTLYSPVDGYVVQKMALQGMRVMPGEKLFDIADLATIWVISDIYEYELPLIKTGQTARISLSYFPGKEFSSRIDYVYPTLSGDTRTAKVRFTIPNIGGQLKPQMFTNVEVKINIGKRLAIPEDAVIDTGTRQIVYVDKGEGYFEPREVSLGLRVDGMVEVLKGLKAGEKIASSGNFLIDSEAQLKGIKPLEGHKH